In Deltaproteobacteria bacterium, one DNA window encodes the following:
- a CDS encoding cytochrome c, whose product MHYDLCRQRVLKWLANSSFAVALFAAAGPAHADGKTLFQQKCAACHSIGGGKLVGPDLQGVVQKRDRAWLTRWIREPDAMLAEKDATAVALLQEYNNVPMPNLGVSEADATAIVAYLETTGGSAPAPTTPAPAPATLPAPTRDEITLGQNLFQGTVRFTNGGPSCISCHHVKNDAVIGGGILAKELTTVFSRMGGPGVRAILGGPPFPVMQAAYLDRAFTDEETQALVAFLQYADREHAYQQPRDYGWGLFIAGVCGVLVLAGLIALLGCRRKKQSVNQSIYDRQIKSE is encoded by the coding sequence ATGCACTATGACCTATGTCGGCAACGCGTCCTCAAGTGGCTCGCCAACAGTAGCTTTGCCGTCGCACTTTTCGCGGCGGCTGGTCCGGCACACGCCGACGGCAAGACCCTCTTTCAACAGAAATGCGCGGCCTGTCACAGCATCGGCGGTGGAAAGTTGGTGGGTCCGGATCTGCAAGGCGTCGTCCAGAAACGGGATCGAGCTTGGCTGACACGCTGGATCCGCGAACCGGACGCCATGCTGGCCGAGAAGGATGCGACCGCTGTCGCGCTACTCCAGGAATACAATAATGTCCCGATGCCGAATCTAGGCGTCAGCGAGGCCGACGCGACGGCGATCGTCGCGTACTTGGAAACGACCGGTGGCTCGGCACCGGCACCCACGACGCCGGCACCGGCGCCCGCCACACTGCCGGCACCGACGCGCGACGAAATCACGCTCGGACAAAACCTGTTTCAAGGCACTGTGCGCTTCACCAACGGCGGCCCGTCCTGCATTTCATGCCACCATGTGAAGAATGACGCGGTGATCGGCGGTGGCATTCTGGCCAAGGAATTGACCACGGTCTTCTCGCGGATGGGCGGGCCCGGCGTGCGCGCGATCTTGGGTGGCCCGCCGTTCCCGGTGATGCAAGCCGCGTATCTGGATCGGGCATTCACCGATGAAGAAACCCAGGCACTGGTCGCGTTTCTCCAATACGCCGATCGGGAACACGCGTACCAGCAGCCGCGCGATTACGGTTGGGGGCTGTTCATCGCCGGGGTATGCGGGGTGCTCGTGCTGGCCGGGCTGATTGCGCTGCTCGGATGCCGTCGGAAGAAACAGTCGGTGAATCAGTCGATCTACGACCGCCAAATCAAGTCAGAGTAA